The following proteins are encoded in a genomic region of Paenibacillus sp. FSL R7-0273:
- a CDS encoding DUF3888 domain-containing protein: protein MNWTRIVSVTLLTMVLSISAPMPVTTAEATYYTPLRDSDELRLQDMLMNFLNPHINNAVRDYYRHVLLEAPLVYPYFVNITESARINGFRGFRLSVTLDVTPVVGPHIPVGEDRLTFEISAGPEVKLVDYTHLKSYPLPPHWQDIVKKPVR, encoded by the coding sequence GTGAATTGGACACGAATCGTTAGCGTTACGCTTCTGACAATGGTGTTGAGCATATCAGCTCCAATGCCGGTAACAACAGCTGAAGCCACTTATTACACGCCGCTCAGAGACTCAGATGAGCTGAGGCTGCAGGATATGCTTATGAACTTTTTGAACCCTCATATCAATAATGCTGTCCGGGATTATTACCGGCATGTATTACTGGAGGCGCCGCTTGTCTATCCGTATTTCGTTAATATAACCGAATCTGCGCGGATAAACGGGTTTCGCGGTTTCCGGCTGTCAGTAACGCTTGATGTGACACCTGTTGTCGGACCCCACATTCCTGTTGGAGAGGACAGGTTAACGTTCGAAATCTCTGCAGGACCTGAAGTGAAGCTGGTTGACTATACACATCTAAAAAGCTATCCGCTCCCTCCGCACTGGCAGGATATTGTAAAGAAGCCTGTGAGGTGA
- a CDS encoding SDR family NAD(P)-dependent oxidoreductase has translation MELQDKVILVTGGGTGIGRATALMLAARGAVVAINFSRSEKEALETLHQIEHLGGRGCAYQADVANEQEVQAMAASIAEAYGTIDGLVNNASITVQIGMDNLDAVTDEVWDTLFKVNVKGMFHCVRAVVPYMQRQKSGVIVNMGSVAGITGIGSSIPYAATKSAIHTMTKSLAIALSPHIRVNSIAPGAVGTRWWSGNEERMHQLAGNLPLRRISTPEDIAGAVIFQITQDSLTGQVLVIDNGQTL, from the coding sequence ATGGAGCTGCAGGATAAAGTAATCCTGGTTACGGGCGGCGGAACAGGTATAGGCAGGGCTACTGCCCTAATGCTGGCTGCCAGAGGAGCCGTTGTTGCAATAAATTTCAGCCGGTCGGAAAAAGAAGCGCTTGAGACCCTTCATCAGATTGAGCATTTAGGCGGCAGAGGCTGTGCTTATCAGGCGGATGTGGCGAATGAGCAGGAGGTCCAGGCCATGGCTGCCTCCATTGCAGAGGCTTACGGAACGATCGACGGACTGGTTAACAACGCCAGCATTACCGTCCAGATCGGGATGGATAACCTGGATGCTGTGACAGACGAGGTGTGGGATACTCTTTTCAAGGTCAATGTGAAGGGGATGTTCCACTGTGTCAGGGCAGTTGTCCCTTATATGCAGAGGCAAAAATCCGGGGTTATCGTTAATATGGGGAGTGTTGCGGGAATCACCGGAATAGGCTCGTCGATCCCTTATGCAGCTACGAAATCAGCCATCCACACGATGACAAAATCGCTGGCCATTGCGCTGTCACCGCACATCCGGGTAAACAGCATTGCTCCGGGCGCGGTCGGTACCCGATGGTGGTCGGGCAATGAAGAGCGAATGCATCAGCTTGCCGGAAACCTGCCGCTCCGCAGAATTTCCACACCGGAGGATATTGCCGGGGCGGTTATTTTTCAAATAACACAGGATTCTCTTACGGGCCAAGTGCTGGTTATTGATAACGGGCAGACACTGTGA
- a CDS encoding LysR family transcriptional regulator, producing the protein MESQDLRIFKQVAELQSVSKAAEKLGYVQSNISQRIKGLEEELGVRLFLRNNRGVTLTKEGSELLGYANQILLLMEEARSSVNPVKWKKSLAIGAPQTVAAIRIPRLLSSFLQNHNIDIKLRTNSAERLQEMLSYGELDGIFVNGPYNNVLFESVYTYDERLVILSPKQNPGKPLHMQTLIVNSDPECVYRRKLLGLFSQKEQPDRSVLEFDSLESILQAVNEGLGISILPAEVADSRKELHSVRFEELPDKMTIRFVIRRRKQQPPALHRFIRFLELAHLEA; encoded by the coding sequence GTGGAGAGTCAGGATTTAAGGATTTTCAAACAGGTTGCAGAGCTGCAGTCAGTCTCAAAAGCTGCGGAGAAGCTGGGGTATGTCCAGTCCAATATCAGCCAAAGGATAAAAGGTCTGGAGGAGGAGCTCGGCGTCCGGTTATTTTTGCGCAACAACAGAGGTGTGACACTGACTAAAGAGGGAAGTGAATTGCTTGGTTACGCCAATCAAATTTTGCTTTTAATGGAGGAAGCCCGGTCTTCTGTAAATCCCGTAAAGTGGAAAAAATCGCTGGCTATCGGCGCTCCCCAGACTGTTGCCGCTATCCGTATTCCCCGGTTGCTGTCTTCATTTCTGCAGAACCATAATATTGATATCAAGCTCAGAACGAATAGTGCGGAACGGCTGCAGGAAATGCTCTCTTACGGGGAGCTGGACGGGATTTTTGTAAACGGGCCTTACAATAACGTGTTGTTTGAGTCTGTGTATACCTATGATGAGCGCCTCGTAATCCTTTCTCCTAAGCAGAATCCCGGGAAGCCGCTGCACATGCAGACTTTAATCGTTAACAGTGACCCGGAATGTGTGTACAGAAGGAAATTGCTCGGTTTGTTCAGTCAAAAAGAGCAGCCGGACCGGTCAGTGCTGGAATTCGATTCGCTTGAGTCCATTCTCCAGGCAGTCAATGAAGGGCTTGGGATCAGTATCCTTCCCGCAGAAGTTGCCGATAGCCGAAAGGAGCTGCATTCTGTCCGTTTTGAGGAGCTGCCTGATAAAATGACAATCCGTTTTGTAATCAGACGCCGTAAACAGCAGCCGCCGGCTTTACATAGATTCATCCGTTTTTTGGAGCTGGCCCACCTTGAAGCCTGA
- a CDS encoding nitroreductase family protein, with amino-acid sequence MSTFSELVQARRSAMNFVEGVAISKAELEEMFSLARLAPSSNNLQHAHYKVVTDPAVKEQLRKDAYNQYKVHTASAVILVYGDKNAYLQAPEIYSGLKLLGAMSQEEYDDTIQSINDAYAGNEAFQRDEAIRNASLSAMQFMLIAKDKGWDTCPMIGFDPAAVNATLKVPDNLIPVLMITIGQDNKHKIRPRGYRKPVNEFVEFI; translated from the coding sequence ATGAGTACCTTTTCAGAATTAGTCCAAGCCCGCAGATCCGCCATGAATTTCGTTGAAGGTGTTGCTATTTCGAAGGCAGAGCTGGAGGAAATGTTCTCGCTGGCCCGTCTCGCCCCATCCAGCAACAATCTGCAGCACGCCCACTACAAGGTGGTTACCGATCCGGCTGTCAAGGAACAGCTGCGCAAGGACGCCTACAACCAATACAAGGTACATACCGCCTCAGCCGTCATCCTTGTATACGGAGACAAAAATGCTTATCTGCAGGCACCGGAGATTTACAGCGGCCTTAAGCTGCTTGGTGCGATGAGCCAGGAGGAATATGACGATACCATCCAGTCCATTAACGATGCCTATGCCGGCAACGAGGCCTTCCAGCGCGATGAAGCTATCCGCAACGCCTCCCTGTCAGCCATGCAGTTCATGCTGATTGCCAAGGATAAAGGCTGGGATACGTGCCCGATGATCGGTTTTGATCCCGCGGCGGTTAATGCGACTCTCAAGGTGCCTGACAACCTGATTCCGGTCCTGATGATCACAATTGGCCAAGACAACAAGCATAAGATCAGACCGCGCGGCTACCGCAAGCCGGTGAACGAATTCGTGGAATTTATCTGA
- a CDS encoding DUF1641 domain-containing protein — MSETTTQTLPEQEEKAAAAKVSKEDLLEQLLKPEVQESLVLLVEELPKLTQLAGVLTKSFDFVQAVATDDVLKNDTVGAIKEIAEPVVGSVKNMAANVIEAKDRAEASTENISLFGMMKMLKDPQVQKMLRFVNAYLQVSGERSPQK; from the coding sequence ATGTCAGAAACAACTACGCAAACCCTGCCTGAACAGGAAGAAAAAGCGGCCGCAGCAAAGGTATCCAAGGAGGACCTGCTGGAGCAGCTGCTAAAGCCGGAGGTTCAGGAGTCACTCGTACTGCTGGTAGAGGAGCTGCCTAAGCTCACCCAGCTGGCCGGAGTATTAACGAAATCCTTTGATTTTGTCCAGGCGGTTGCAACGGATGATGTGCTTAAGAATGACACTGTGGGAGCGATCAAGGAAATTGCCGAGCCTGTTGTAGGGTCGGTTAAGAACATGGCCGCTAATGTTATCGAAGCTAAGGACCGCGCCGAGGCCAGTACGGAGAATATCAGCCTGTTCGGCATGATGAAGATGCTCAAGGATCCTCAGGTGCAGAAAATGCTCCGCTTCGTGAACGCCTATCTGCAGGTCAGCGGCGAACGCAGCCCGCAGAAATAA
- a CDS encoding NAD(P)/FAD-dependent oxidoreductase translates to MSKHIVILGAGYGGLLSALTVRKYMGKAEAKVTVVNQYPTHQIITELHRLAAGSISEKAIAMPLAKLFAGKDIDLKIAKVKSFSVDSKQISLSDGSTLSYDALVVGLGSTTAYFGIPGLEQYSMVLKSAEDAKNIHAHIEGKIAEYAKSKNSADATILIGGGGLTGVELVGEIADVLPKLTKRYGVDQKEIKLLLVEAGPKILPVLPDHLIQRATASLEARGVQFLTGLPVTNVEGNTIDLKDGQKIVANTFVWTGGVQGNPLVGESGLEVNRGRATVNDFLQSASHKDVFVAGDSAVHFAPDGRPNPPTAQIAWQMGELIGYNLYALLNNKSMETFSPINSGTLASLGRKDGVAIIGGSSTPLKGLPATMMKEASNIRYLTHIKGLFSLAY, encoded by the coding sequence ATGTCAAAACATATCGTAATTCTAGGTGCAGGATACGGCGGCTTGCTGAGCGCGCTGACTGTGCGTAAATATATGGGCAAGGCTGAAGCAAAAGTTACTGTAGTGAACCAGTACCCGACTCACCAGATTATTACAGAGCTTCACCGTCTGGCTGCCGGAAGCATCTCGGAAAAGGCAATCGCCATGCCGCTGGCAAAGCTGTTTGCCGGTAAAGATATCGACCTGAAGATTGCCAAGGTGAAATCCTTCTCCGTGGACAGCAAGCAGATCAGCCTGTCTGACGGATCAACCCTATCGTATGACGCACTTGTTGTCGGTCTTGGCAGCACCACGGCTTACTTCGGTATTCCGGGTCTTGAGCAATACAGCATGGTGCTGAAGTCGGCTGAGGATGCCAAAAACATCCACGCCCACATCGAAGGCAAAATCGCAGAATACGCAAAAAGTAAAAACTCTGCGGATGCAACTATCCTGATCGGCGGCGGCGGACTTACCGGCGTGGAGCTGGTTGGTGAAATTGCCGATGTTCTGCCTAAGCTGACCAAGCGTTATGGCGTAGACCAGAAGGAAATTAAGCTGCTGCTTGTTGAAGCAGGGCCTAAGATTCTGCCTGTACTGCCGGATCACCTGATCCAGCGTGCTACCGCAAGCCTTGAAGCACGCGGTGTACAGTTCCTGACCGGACTGCCTGTAACGAATGTTGAGGGCAACACGATTGATCTTAAGGATGGTCAAAAAATCGTTGCCAACACCTTTGTATGGACCGGTGGCGTCCAGGGCAATCCGCTGGTCGGGGAATCCGGCCTTGAGGTTAACCGCGGCCGTGCGACCGTTAATGATTTCCTGCAGTCCGCTTCGCATAAGGATGTGTTCGTTGCTGGAGACAGCGCGGTTCACTTCGCGCCGGACGGCCGTCCAAATCCGCCGACTGCACAGATTGCCTGGCAGATGGGTGAGCTGATCGGCTACAATCTGTATGCTCTGCTGAACAACAAATCCATGGAAACCTTCAGCCCGATTAACTCCGGAACACTTGCGAGCCTTGGCCGTAAGGATGGCGTAGCCATCATCGGCGGCAGCTCGACTCCGCTTAAGGGGCTGCCGGCAACCATGATGAAGGAAGCGAGTAATATCCGTTACCTGACTCATATTAAAGGCCTGTTCAGTCTCGCTTATTAA
- a CDS encoding SGNH/GDSL hydrolase family protein, which yields MAFKDNDVIVFIGDSITDCGRNYSDAASLGSGYALMAAARLGLLYPEKKLTVYNRGINGNRVTDLQNRWDRDCLALKPDWVSIYIGVNDTWRWYDSGFETTAEEFESAYRDLIERTKAATHASLVLIEPFVLPVPEDRKGWRVDLDPKIHVVRALAREYGAALVPLDGLFAAAAVQAEPAYWAGDGVHPSPAGHALIAEAWLKAAGAIS from the coding sequence ATGGCATTCAAGGATAATGACGTGATTGTATTCATTGGTGACAGTATTACAGACTGCGGACGTAATTACAGTGATGCTGCCTCGCTGGGCAGCGGCTATGCCCTGATGGCTGCCGCACGCCTGGGGCTGCTGTATCCGGAGAAGAAGCTGACTGTATATAACCGCGGGATCAACGGCAACCGGGTAACGGATCTGCAGAACCGCTGGGACCGGGATTGCCTGGCACTGAAGCCGGACTGGGTATCCATATATATTGGAGTTAATGATACCTGGCGCTGGTATGACTCGGGCTTCGAGACTACAGCAGAGGAATTTGAATCCGCTTACCGGGATTTGATAGAGCGTACCAAAGCGGCAACCCATGCCAGTCTTGTGCTGATTGAGCCCTTTGTGCTGCCGGTACCGGAAGACCGAAAGGGCTGGCGTGTGGATCTTGACCCCAAGATCCATGTGGTACGCGCGCTGGCGCGGGAATACGGTGCGGCGCTTGTTCCGCTTGACGGCTTGTTTGCGGCTGCAGCGGTGCAGGCGGAGCCTGCTTACTGGGCAGGAGACGGTGTACATCCATCGCCGGCCGGGCATGCACTTATTGCAGAAGCCTGGCTTAAAGCGGCCGGCGCCATCAGCTAG
- the map gene encoding type I methionyl aminopeptidase — MTSDNEQDLQGLQAAGKVVGYTIAEMKRSVAPGMTTAELDKIGEELLERFGAQSAPRVTYDFPGSTCISINDEVAHGIPGPKVIQPGDLINIDVSAVLNGYYADAGVSFQLPPYNEKLIHLCRSTEETMMTVINHLRAGMRVNEIGRVMEQEARKRGYKVIRNLCSHGIGRALHEKPFEILPFYNPRVQTVLKEGQVITVEPFLSTGADFAEQQSDGWTLSVGEGSRVAQFEHTIIVTKGKPIILTSA; from the coding sequence ATGACCAGCGATAACGAACAGGATTTGCAGGGCCTGCAGGCAGCAGGCAAGGTGGTTGGCTATACCATCGCGGAGATGAAGCGCAGTGTAGCTCCCGGGATGACAACCGCAGAGCTTGATAAGATCGGGGAAGAGCTGCTGGAGCGTTTCGGGGCACAATCAGCACCGCGGGTAACGTATGATTTTCCGGGCAGCACCTGCATCAGTATTAATGACGAAGTGGCGCACGGTATTCCCGGCCCGAAGGTTATCCAGCCTGGAGATCTGATTAATATTGATGTCTCGGCAGTGCTGAACGGTTATTATGCAGATGCGGGAGTTTCCTTTCAGCTTCCCCCCTATAATGAAAAGCTCATTCACCTGTGCCGCAGTACAGAAGAGACCATGATGACTGTCATTAATCATCTGCGGGCCGGGATGAGGGTCAATGAGATCGGCCGGGTGATGGAGCAGGAAGCCCGTAAACGCGGCTATAAAGTAATCCGTAACCTGTGCAGCCATGGAATCGGCAGGGCGCTGCATGAGAAGCCGTTTGAAATTTTACCCTTCTATAATCCGCGCGTACAGACTGTGCTGAAGGAGGGGCAGGTTATTACTGTGGAGCCTTTCCTGAGTACCGGAGCGGACTTTGCGGAGCAGCAGAGTGACGGATGGACCTTAAGTGTCGGTGAAGGCAGCCGGGTTGCCCAGTTTGAGCATACCATTATCGTGACCAAGGGCAAGCCGATTATCCTTACGAGCGCTTAA
- a CDS encoding DJ-1/PfpI family protein, producing MKMAFILFDGVTFLDFAGFYDVIYRLGQFDAGQGLEWDICGLREEITDELGLTVKINRIKPDLSEYDLIFVPGGLGTRKLRSDADFINWLQGAAGVPYKISVCTGSLLLGAAGFLENRSATTHPSAYELLAPYCSNVVKARIVQDGSVVTGGGVSASIDLGLYMLSMLAGDEAMLTVKQQIDYPYVTQGIVQRQ from the coding sequence ATGAAAATGGCCTTTATTCTTTTTGACGGAGTAACGTTTCTGGATTTCGCCGGCTTTTACGATGTGATCTACCGGCTTGGGCAGTTTGATGCTGGACAAGGCCTGGAATGGGATATTTGCGGATTGCGTGAGGAAATAACGGATGAATTGGGGTTGACGGTCAAAATAAACCGGATTAAGCCGGACTTATCGGAGTATGATCTGATTTTTGTGCCGGGCGGGCTGGGGACGAGGAAGCTGCGGTCTGATGCTGATTTCATTAATTGGCTACAGGGGGCGGCCGGGGTTCCCTATAAAATCTCCGTATGTACCGGCTCGCTGCTGCTTGGTGCTGCCGGCTTTCTGGAGAACCGTAGTGCAACTACACACCCGTCAGCCTATGAGCTGCTTGCACCTTACTGCTCCAATGTGGTCAAGGCGCGGATCGTTCAGGACGGCAGCGTTGTTACTGGAGGCGGTGTCTCCGCATCCATTGACCTGGGGCTGTACATGCTGTCAATGCTGGCTGGGGATGAAGCTATGCTCACGGTGAAGCAGCAGATTGATTACCCGTATGTGACACAAGGAATCGTGCAGCGGCAATAA
- a CDS encoding Rrf2 family transcriptional regulator — protein MNISTRFAVAIHILTLIDSNKEGKSTSEWIAGSVNTNPVVIRRLTGMLNKAGLVEVRPGVAGAKLTRSAVDINLLEIYRAVNAVEEDSLFSVHDHPNPECPVGKNIAGAIVPVFSMAQKAMEKVLQEVTLDQIVGQIPVS, from the coding sequence ATGAACATCAGCACCCGTTTTGCGGTCGCTATTCATATTTTGACGCTGATTGACAGCAATAAGGAAGGAAAAAGCACCTCCGAATGGATTGCCGGCAGCGTGAATACCAATCCGGTTGTCATCCGGCGGCTTACCGGTATGCTCAACAAGGCTGGACTGGTTGAGGTCCGGCCCGGTGTAGCCGGAGCCAAGCTTACGCGCAGTGCTGTAGATATTAACCTTTTGGAAATCTACCGGGCAGTAAATGCCGTTGAAGAAGACAGCCTGTTCTCTGTGCACGACCATCCCAACCCGGAGTGTCCTGTGGGCAAGAATATCGCAGGCGCGATTGTACCGGTCTTTTCTATGGCTCAGAAGGCGATGGAGAAGGTGCTGCAGGAGGTTACGCTTGACCAGATTGTCGGCCAGATTCCGGTTAGCTAA
- a CDS encoding VOC family protein, whose translation MTAKAVLHESTQIGLVQIRVSDLERSLAFYQNVIGLQVLRRQGREAVMTADGRQALLVLREIERPQLLSRKGAGLYHFAILLPDRPNLGLVLRNLIAADIEIGQGDHLVSEALYIQDPDNNGIELYRDRPRDTWQRDSAGDVVMTTDPVDVDGLLAASEGLAWEGLPAGTIIGHVHFHVGDLAEAKKFYVDALGFEPTTQYGSSALFISAGGYHHHMGLNVWAGQGAPATPANAPGIDYFTLQLPDVHEITTVAERVRAAGYPVTETADGVILTDPWNIGIHLTVQHQKN comes from the coding sequence ATGACGGCAAAAGCGGTTTTACATGAGAGCACACAGATTGGTCTTGTACAGATAAGAGTGAGTGACTTAGAGCGTTCACTCGCTTTTTATCAGAATGTGATTGGGCTTCAGGTTCTGCGCCGTCAGGGCCGGGAAGCAGTAATGACCGCTGACGGCCGTCAGGCGCTGCTGGTGCTGCGGGAGATTGAACGTCCTCAGCTGTTAAGCCGCAAGGGCGCCGGATTATACCACTTTGCCATTCTGCTGCCGGACCGCCCGAATCTTGGGCTGGTGCTGCGTAATCTGATTGCAGCGGATATCGAGATCGGTCAGGGCGACCATCTGGTGAGTGAGGCCCTGTATATTCAGGACCCGGACAATAACGGAATTGAGCTGTACCGTGACCGTCCCCGTGATACCTGGCAGCGGGATTCTGCCGGAGATGTTGTAATGACCACCGATCCGGTGGATGTAGATGGACTGCTCGCTGCTTCAGAAGGGCTAGCCTGGGAGGGCCTGCCGGCAGGTACTATTATCGGGCATGTGCATTTTCATGTGGGTGATCTTGCCGAGGCCAAGAAATTTTATGTGGATGCGCTCGGCTTTGAACCGACCACCCAATACGGGAGTTCCGCATTATTCATCTCGGCAGGCGGGTACCATCATCATATGGGCCTGAATGTCTGGGCAGGACAAGGTGCGCCGGCTACTCCGGCGAACGCTCCGGGCATTGATTACTTTACCCTGCAGCTGCCGGACGTACACGAAATAACAACAGTCGCAGAACGGGTTCGTGCTGCCGGCTATCCGGTTACGGAAACAGCGGACGGAGTAATTCTAACCGACCCTTGGAATATCGGTATTCACCTGACCGTGCAGCATCAGAAGAACTAA
- a CDS encoding NAD(P)-dependent oxidoreductase, with protein sequence MKIAVIGAGGKAGSEIVKEALDRGHEVTAIVRSAAKVTDSRAAVLEKDVFDLSAADLQTFDAVVNAFGAPFGQEHLHVDAGNVLINALKDAPGTRLLVVGGAGSLFVDEAKTTKVVDTPGFPDFVKPTALNQGKNLEILQGTEGLKWTFVSPSANFAVGDRTGSYTKGKDHLLVNSKGESYVSYADYAIAIVDELEQPQHIGERFTVVSES encoded by the coding sequence ATGAAAATTGCAGTTATAGGAGCAGGCGGCAAGGCCGGAAGTGAAATAGTTAAGGAAGCGTTGGACAGAGGACATGAGGTGACTGCTATCGTACGCAGCGCTGCAAAAGTTACTGACAGCCGGGCAGCTGTATTGGAAAAGGATGTTTTTGACCTGTCCGCCGCTGATTTGCAGACCTTTGATGCTGTCGTAAATGCGTTCGGCGCGCCGTTCGGGCAGGAGCATCTGCATGTGGATGCCGGAAATGTGCTGATTAATGCGCTTAAGGATGCACCGGGGACACGCCTGCTCGTTGTCGGCGGAGCCGGCAGCCTGTTTGTAGATGAAGCCAAGACAACGAAGGTGGTGGATACACCGGGCTTCCCTGATTTTGTTAAGCCTACTGCACTGAACCAGGGGAAGAACCTGGAGATTCTGCAGGGTACTGAAGGCCTGAAGTGGACCTTTGTCAGTCCGTCCGCCAACTTTGCCGTCGGAGACAGAACAGGCTCTTACACCAAGGGCAAGGATCACCTGCTGGTCAACTCCAAAGGCGAAAGCTATGTAAGTTATGCGGATTACGCCATTGCCATTGTGGATGAGCTTGAGCAGCCGCAGCATATCGGAGAACGGTTCACGGTAGTTTCCGAGTCCTGA
- a CDS encoding Na+/H+ antiporter, producing the protein METFLAVLLMLGLIAASNVVNRFIPFVPVPLIQIGLGVIAALVPTGIHMHFEPELFFVLFIAPLLFNDGKRTPRGELWNLRAPILLLALGLVFVTVVVAGYAINWMIPSIPLAAAFALAAILSPTDAVAVSSLAGRVHLPGSIHRILEGESLMNDASGLVAFKFAIAAAVTGVFSLPKAGLSFIIIAAGGLLVGAVLSFLLIRLSVFLRRFGMEDVTMHVLLQILTPFIIYLISEELGVSGILAVVAGGVVYAIEKDRAASPQYKLQLVSASTWSVLLFVLNGLVFVILGVSVPDVVGVIYRDETVSNFMVFGYVLIITALLILLRFIWVYLYSLIESQRFKERRTPLKSLVITSISGVRGAVTLAGAFSIPLALGDGSPFPERDLIIALAAGVILMSLVIASILLPLLAGKAEDTVIQTAGGSTELAARSVVIDAGMSMLRSLVSETGERMNQPALLEFTDKIDRICALRQDNDPAAERKRRLGVEARLSGLEAERTELRRMTENGTIPAPVAVKMEEMLEHTESILCQRFDTHVKFSLTELQRLFSGLFTGRLGGAEGRQAIQNAEEARKAKIAMCQAAVSAVSSGINDENREAAQRVIDKYERIESRLEQGEGWSQDGIIDDQKLELKLKAIQEQRDTVQQMYQNGAINLKIAGRLRRFVDQLETSIWED; encoded by the coding sequence TTGGAGACTTTTCTTGCGGTACTGTTAATGCTTGGACTCATTGCGGCATCTAACGTTGTGAACAGATTCATTCCGTTTGTGCCGGTTCCCCTGATTCAAATCGGGCTGGGGGTTATCGCCGCACTGGTTCCTACGGGAATACATATGCATTTTGAGCCTGAGCTTTTCTTTGTTTTGTTCATTGCCCCGCTGCTGTTCAATGACGGCAAGCGGACGCCGCGCGGGGAGCTGTGGAATCTGAGGGCACCGATTTTGCTGCTGGCGCTGGGCCTGGTGTTCGTAACGGTTGTGGTGGCCGGGTACGCAATTAACTGGATGATTCCATCGATACCGCTGGCGGCCGCTTTCGCATTGGCGGCGATCCTTTCGCCTACAGATGCGGTGGCAGTCAGCTCGCTGGCAGGAAGGGTGCATCTGCCTGGAAGTATTCACCGGATTCTGGAGGGAGAGTCACTGATGAATGACGCCTCCGGTCTGGTTGCCTTTAAGTTTGCCATTGCTGCAGCCGTTACCGGTGTGTTCTCATTGCCAAAGGCCGGGCTCAGCTTTATCATCATTGCAGCCGGAGGGCTGCTGGTTGGGGCGGTGCTGTCTTTTCTGCTGATCCGCTTAAGCGTATTCCTGCGCCGGTTCGGCATGGAGGATGTTACCATGCATGTGCTGCTGCAGATTCTCACTCCGTTTATTATTTATCTGATCAGTGAGGAGCTTGGGGTATCGGGCATTCTTGCCGTCGTTGCAGGAGGCGTGGTGTATGCCATTGAGAAGGACCGTGCCGCTTCGCCGCAGTATAAGCTGCAGCTCGTCTCTGCCAGCACCTGGTCTGTGCTGCTGTTTGTCCTGAACGGTCTCGTCTTTGTGATTCTGGGTGTTTCGGTGCCTGATGTGGTCGGGGTAATATACCGGGATGAGACGGTCAGTAATTTCATGGTATTCGGGTACGTTCTGATTATTACAGCCCTGCTGATCCTGCTGCGCTTTATCTGGGTGTATCTGTATTCTCTGATTGAAAGCCAAAGATTCAAGGAGCGGAGGACACCGCTCAAATCACTGGTCATTACTTCGATTTCAGGAGTCCGGGGAGCCGTTACGCTGGCAGGGGCATTTTCGATTCCGCTGGCCCTGGGAGACGGATCTCCGTTCCCGGAACGTGATCTTATAATCGCGCTGGCAGCAGGTGTTATTCTGATGTCACTGGTAATCGCCAGTATTCTGCTGCCGCTTCTTGCAGGCAAAGCCGAAGATACGGTTATCCAGACAGCAGGCGGAAGTACGGAGCTGGCGGCAAGATCTGTGGTTATTGACGCAGGCATGAGCATGCTGCGCAGTCTGGTCTCGGAGACGGGGGAGCGTATGAACCAGCCGGCTCTGCTGGAGTTCACCGACAAGATTGACCGCATCTGTGCGCTCCGGCAGGATAATGACCCTGCAGCTGAGCGGAAGCGCCGGCTGGGGGTTGAAGCAAGGCTTAGCGGACTTGAGGCGGAACGGACCGAGCTGCGGCGGATGACGGAGAACGGTACCATTCCGGCGCCCGTCGCGGTTAAGATGGAAGAAATGCTGGAACATACGGAATCCATTCTGTGCCAGCGGTTTGATACGCATGTGAAGTTCTCACTGACTGAGCTCCAGCGGTTGTTCTCCGGGTTATTCACCGGACGGCTGGGCGGTGCGGAGGGCAGGCAGGCTATCCAGAATGCCGAAGAAGCCCGTAAAGCAAAGATCGCCATGTGTCAGGCTGCAGTCAGTGCGGTGAGCAGCGGAATCAATGATGAGAACCGGGAGGCGGCACAGCGGGTTATCGATAAATATGAACGGATTGAATCACGGCTGGAGCAGGGTGAGGGCTGGAGCCAGGACGGGATTATTGACGACCAGAAGCTGGAGCTTAAGCTGAAGGCAATCCAGGAGCAGCGCGATACCGTACAGCAGATGTATCAGAACGGAGCGATCAATCTCAAGATTGCCGGCAGGCTGCGCCGGTTTGTGGATCAGCTGGAAACATCGATTTGGGAGGATTGA